From the Tachyglossus aculeatus isolate mTacAcu1 chromosome 21, mTacAcu1.pri, whole genome shotgun sequence genome, one window contains:
- the XBP1 gene encoding LOW QUALITY PROTEIN: X-box-binding protein 1 (The sequence of the model RefSeq protein was modified relative to this genomic sequence to represent the inferred CDS: deleted 3 bases in 2 codons), producing the protein MVVVAAAAAAAASSSGRAPGPAAPKVLLLAGKAAAAAAAGGGGGRALSLMVSAAGPEVGGGGGPPRCPRPEAPQARKRQRLTHLSPEEKALRRKLKNRVAAQTARDRKKARMSELEQQVVDLEEENQKLLIENQLLREKTHDLVIENQELRQRLGLDVLVLEEEDGSKVSEVRPVAGSAESAALRLRASAAGAGPVVTSPDHLPMDSDSLDSSDSESDILLGILDSLDPEMFLRYAGVESACLEELEEEVCAEEPSSLPASPSSSLGSPSARLEAINELIRFDHVYTKPLVLEIPSEAGGQASVVVKIEEAPLSPSEEDNPLEQPIISVKEEPLEDDFIPGLGIAQLLSASPSLEPSPCLLDACSDSGYEGSPSPFSDLSSPLATDRSWEDTFANELFPQLISV; encoded by the exons ATGGTGGTCGTCGCTGCCGCCGCTGCCGCTGCCGCTTCATCGAGCGggcgggccccgggcccggccgccccCAAGGTGCTGCTGCTGGCGgggaaggcggcggcggcggcggcggcgggcggcgggggcggccgcGCGCTGTCGCTGATGGTGTCGGCGGCGGGGCCGGaggtgggcggcggcggcggccccccccGGTGTCCCCGGCCCGAG GCGCCCCAGGCCCGCAAGAGGCAGCGGCTGACGCACCTCAGCCCGGAGGAGAAGGCGCTAAGAAG GAAATTGAAAAACAGAGTAGCCGCACAGACTGCCAGAGACAGAAAAAAAGCCAGGATGAGCGAACTGGAACAGCAAGTGGTTGACTTGGAagaagag AATCAGAAACTTTTGATTGAAAATCAACTTCTGAGAGAGAAAACCCACGACCTTGTGATTGAGAACCAAGAGTTAAGACAACGCTTGGGACTAGATGTCCTAGTTTTAGAAGAGGAGGATGGATCCAAG GTGAGTGAAGTCAGGCCGGTGGCCGGGTCTGCTGAGTCCGCAGCACTCAGACTACGTGCG TCTGCAGCAGGTGCAGGCCCAGTTGTCACTTCTCCTGATCATCTCCCCATGGATTCAGACAGCTTGGACTCTTCAGACTCTGAG TCTGATATATTACTGGGGATTCTGGACAGCCTGGACCCAGAAATGTTCCTCAGATACGCGGGTGTGGAGTCCGCCTGCCTGGAGGAACTTGAAGAAGAGGTCTGTGCAGAAGAGCCCAGTTCCTTACcagcctccccctcttcttcgcTGGGGTCCCCATCAGCCAGGTTGGAGGCCATTAATGAACTGATCCGGTTTGACCACGTGTACACCAAGCCCCTTGTCTTGGAGATTCCCTCTGAGGCAGGTGGCCAAGCCAGTGTGGTAGTGAAAATTGAGGAAgcacccctcagcccctcggAAGAGGATAATCCCCTCGAGCAGCCCATCATCTCTGTGAAGGAGGAGCCCTTAGAGGATGACTTCATTCCCGGGCTGGGTATCGCCCAGCTTCTCTCAGCCAGCCCTAGCCTGGAACCGTCTCCCTGTCTGCTGGACGCCTGCAGCGACTCCGGATACGaaggctccccatcccctttcagCGACCTGTCCTCTCCGCTTGCCACAGACCGCTCGTGGGAGGACACTTTCGCCAACGAACTCTTCCCCCAGTTGATCAGCGTCTGA
- the LOC119942025 gene encoding basic salivary proline-rich protein 2-like has protein sequence MALAPAEVEPQPLGRRPHDRRARTPHRGGASKPPRGGLKPPTRGGLEAPQRGPRNHPSRDGLEAPQRQPRNHPSRGGLETPPGAASKPPLQGRPRSSPGAASKPPLQGQPRNHPSRGGLEAPQGRPRNHPSRGGLEAPQGQPRNHPSRGGLETPPGAASKLLRGSLETTPPGAASKLSRGGLETPPGAASKPPLQGRPRNSPEAASKLPRGILETTPPGTASKLLRGGL, from the exons ATGGCTCTGGCCCCTGCAGAG GTGGAGCCTCAACCGTTGGGACGCCGGCCCCACGACAGGCGGGCTCGAACCCCTCACCGCGGGGGGGCCTCGAAACCCCCAAGGGGCGGCCTCAAACCCCCCACCAGGGGCGGCCTCGAAGCTCCCCAGAGGGGGCCAAGAAACCACCCCTCCAGGGACGGCCTCGAAGCTCCCCAGAGGCAGCCTCGAAATCACCCCTCCAGGGGTGGCCTCGAAACCCCTCCAGGGGCGGCCTCGAAACCACCCCTCCAAGGGCGGCCTCGAAGCTCCCCAGGGGCAGCCTCGAAACCACCCCTCCAGGGGCAGCCTCGAAACCACCCCTCCAGGGGCGGCCTCGAAGCTCCCCAGGGGCGGCCTCGAAACCACCCCTCCAGGGGCGGCCTCGAAGCTCCTCAGGGGCAGCCTCGAAACCACCCCTCCAGGGGCGGCCTCGAAACCCCTCCAGGGGCGGCCTCGAAGCTCCTCAGGGGCAGCCTCGAAACCACCCCTCCAGGGGCGGCCTCGAAGCTCTCCAGGGGCGGCCTCGAAACCCCTCCAGGGGCGGCCTCGAAACCACCCCTCCAGGGGCGGCCTCGAAACTCCCCAGAGGCGGCCTCGAAGCTCCCCAGGGGCATCCTCGAAACCACCCCTCCAGGGACGGCCTCGAAGCTCCTCAGGGGCGGCCTCTAA